From Lysobacter auxotrophicus, the proteins below share one genomic window:
- a CDS encoding rhomboid family intramembrane serine protease — protein sequence MHLPTPEAVPDTPEQRSADKRRWLRAFNASLAFVLVLLAIFSAQRHFDVSAWTVQPWSVEGLRGLLMAPLLHGSFEHVAANSIALLMLGTLAGGLYPKATIRALPLLWLGSGLGAWLLGDEGTRHLGASGITHGLMFLVFVLGLLRRDRASIAAAMLAFMFYGGMLLTILPREPGVSWQAHLGGAIASVIAAYLLRRTDPLPPRKRYSWEDEEDATIAPLSDELEPPPPREVPVLWNRPERDNGVVLRFPPRREP from the coding sequence ATGCACCTGCCCACGCCCGAAGCGGTCCCCGACACCCCCGAGCAGCGCAGCGCGGACAAGCGCCGCTGGCTGCGGGCCTTCAACGCGAGCCTGGCGTTCGTGCTGGTGCTGCTGGCGATCTTCAGCGCGCAGCGGCATTTCGACGTGTCGGCCTGGACGGTGCAGCCGTGGTCGGTCGAGGGCCTGCGCGGCCTGCTCATGGCGCCGCTGCTGCACGGCTCGTTCGAACACGTCGCCGCCAACTCGATCGCGCTGCTGATGCTGGGCACGCTCGCCGGCGGGCTGTATCCGAAGGCGACGATCCGCGCGCTGCCGCTGCTGTGGCTGGGCTCGGGGCTGGGCGCGTGGTTGCTGGGCGATGAAGGCACGCGGCACCTCGGCGCGAGCGGCATCACGCATGGCCTGATGTTCCTGGTGTTCGTGCTGGGCCTGCTGCGCCGGGATCGTGCGTCGATCGCCGCCGCGATGCTCGCCTTCATGTTCTACGGCGGCATGCTGCTGACGATCCTTCCGCGCGAGCCGGGCGTGTCGTGGCAGGCGCACCTGGGCGGCGCGATCGCCAGCGTGATCGCGGCCTACCTGCTGCGCCGCACCGACCCGCTGCCGCCGCGCAAGCGTTACAGCTGGGAAGACGAGGAAGACGCCACCATCGCGCCGCTGTCGGACGAACTCGAACCACCGCCGCCGCGCGAGGTGCCGGTGCTGTGGAACCGGCCGGAACGCGACAACGGCGTCGTGCTGCGTTTCCCGCCACGTCGCGAGCCCTAG
- a CDS encoding class I SAM-dependent rRNA methyltransferase, producing the protein MNAPLPSVRLKNAWKSTHPWIFQRLVDKPAQRPKPGAIVDVLGVDGDWIGRGFYNGHSRIAVRILETNPDIDVDAGWFARKIADAVSLRRDVLRLDEVSDAWRVVHSEGDGLSGLVVDRYGDLLVVEFFSAGMFRHREWVYDALKAQFPGCRFYSFADEHVQKQESFDFRGTEPVPPAVITEYGIKFRADPAGAHKTGFFADQRENRQWLSQQVEGKTVLDLCCNTGGFAVYSAVRGASEVLGVDIDADVIEIAKGNAKLNNVRPRFVQADIFPWLRDAGLRGDRYDVVILDPAKMTRDREQVIPALKKYLDMNKLALGVVKPGGLFATFSCTGLVSEDQFLDMLRRAAYYSGRTVQVLKVAGAGADHPWLAQVQESRYLKAVFCRVVD; encoded by the coding sequence ATGAACGCTCCCCTGCCCTCCGTACGCCTCAAGAACGCCTGGAAATCCACCCACCCCTGGATCTTCCAGCGCCTCGTCGACAAGCCCGCCCAGCGGCCCAAACCCGGCGCCATCGTCGACGTGCTGGGCGTGGACGGCGACTGGATCGGCCGCGGTTTCTACAACGGCCACTCGCGCATCGCCGTGCGCATCCTCGAAACCAACCCGGACATCGACGTCGACGCCGGCTGGTTCGCCCGCAAGATCGCCGACGCCGTCTCGCTGCGCCGCGACGTGCTCAGGCTGGATGAGGTGAGCGACGCCTGGCGCGTGGTGCACAGCGAGGGCGACGGCCTGTCGGGCCTGGTCGTCGACCGCTACGGCGACCTGCTGGTGGTGGAGTTCTTCAGCGCCGGCATGTTCCGCCACCGCGAATGGGTCTACGACGCGCTCAAGGCGCAGTTCCCCGGCTGCCGCTTCTACAGCTTCGCCGACGAACACGTGCAGAAGCAGGAGTCGTTCGATTTCCGCGGTACCGAGCCCGTGCCGCCGGCCGTCATCACCGAATACGGCATCAAGTTCCGCGCCGACCCCGCCGGCGCGCACAAGACCGGCTTCTTCGCCGACCAGCGCGAGAACCGGCAGTGGCTGTCGCAGCAGGTCGAAGGCAAGACGGTGCTCGACCTGTGCTGCAACACCGGCGGTTTCGCCGTGTATTCGGCCGTGCGCGGCGCCAGCGAAGTGCTCGGCGTGGACATCGACGCCGACGTGATCGAGATCGCCAAGGGCAACGCGAAGCTCAACAACGTGCGCCCGCGCTTCGTGCAGGCCGACATCTTCCCGTGGCTGCGCGACGCCGGCCTGCGCGGCGACCGGTACGACGTGGTGATCCTCGATCCGGCGAAGATGACGCGCGATCGCGAGCAGGTCATCCCGGCGCTCAAGAAGTACCTCGACATGAACAAGCTGGCGCTGGGCGTGGTGAAGCCCGGCGGCCTGTTCGCGACGTTCTCGTGCACCGGCCTGGTCAGCGAGGACCAGTTCCTCGACATGCTGCGGCGCGCCGCGTACTACTCCGGCCGCACCGTGCAGGTGCTCAAGGTCGCCGGCGCCGGCGCGGACCATCCGTGGCTGGCGCAGGTGCAGGAATCGCGCTACCTGAAGGCCGTGTTCTGCCGCGTGGTGGACTGA
- the rmuC gene encoding DNA recombination protein RmuC, translating to MDTLIIAAGAVIVLMLVYVAWLLTRLARGQGEGAAAAELSTLREAERAKAIELSALHVRLAERDADIAAAAETTARLAQEREEAMERAERMGTSALELAANLRAREAELGDVRTRLDAELAELTRLRAELVQLRERTAQAEANLAHAEQAKAEIKGFLETAQSRLSATFAELAGKTFEERGAQFESNVRTATQQSKSDIETLLKPFAEQLNVFRNRVDTVYGEEAKERAALAGAVNELKTLNQDMAEQASALTRALKGSAKVRGDWGELMLESVLRGSGLEEGTHYDRQTSSEDDEGRRLRPDVVVRLPGDRRIVVDSKVNLIDWQQAMNAETPEAHEDALRRHSVALRQHMKDLAEKNYPKAVGDSALEVTVAFVPIEGALSAALGTDASLQTDAFAKGIVFASPNTLMAVLRVIERLWTRDKVQREAIEISKSGGLLLDALQNFLAEFDLVGRKLTDAHTAFTDARSKLSESRNAVIPRARRLVELGVKGKKALAAELEPEEAILPLTLERTGSEE from the coding sequence ATGGACACGCTGATCATCGCGGCAGGCGCCGTCATCGTGCTCATGCTGGTCTACGTCGCATGGCTGCTCACGCGGCTCGCGCGCGGCCAGGGCGAAGGCGCGGCGGCTGCCGAACTCTCCACGCTGCGCGAGGCCGAGCGCGCGAAGGCGATCGAGCTGTCCGCACTCCACGTGCGCCTGGCCGAACGCGATGCCGACATCGCCGCCGCGGCCGAGACCACGGCGCGCCTCGCGCAGGAACGCGAGGAGGCGATGGAACGCGCCGAACGCATGGGCACGTCGGCGCTGGAACTCGCCGCCAACCTTCGCGCGCGCGAAGCCGAACTGGGCGATGTGCGCACGCGGCTGGACGCCGAACTCGCCGAGCTGACGCGCCTGCGCGCCGAACTCGTGCAGCTTCGCGAGCGCACCGCGCAGGCCGAAGCCAACCTCGCCCACGCCGAGCAGGCCAAGGCCGAGATCAAGGGCTTCCTCGAGACCGCGCAGTCCAGGCTGTCGGCGACCTTCGCCGAACTCGCCGGCAAGACGTTCGAAGAGCGCGGCGCGCAGTTCGAAAGCAACGTGCGCACCGCGACGCAGCAGTCGAAGTCGGACATCGAGACGCTGCTCAAGCCCTTCGCCGAGCAGCTCAACGTCTTCCGAAACCGCGTGGACACGGTCTACGGCGAGGAAGCCAAGGAACGCGCCGCGCTCGCCGGCGCCGTCAATGAACTCAAGACGCTGAACCAGGACATGGCCGAACAGGCCTCCGCGCTCACGCGCGCGCTGAAGGGCAGCGCGAAGGTGCGCGGCGACTGGGGCGAGCTGATGCTGGAAAGCGTGCTGCGCGGTTCCGGCCTGGAAGAAGGCACGCACTACGACCGCCAGACCTCCAGCGAGGACGACGAAGGCCGCCGCCTGCGTCCGGACGTCGTCGTGCGCCTGCCCGGCGATCGCCGCATCGTCGTCGACAGCAAGGTGAACCTCATCGACTGGCAGCAGGCGATGAACGCCGAAACGCCGGAAGCGCACGAAGACGCACTGCGCCGGCACTCGGTCGCGCTGCGCCAGCACATGAAGGACCTCGCCGAAAAGAACTATCCCAAGGCCGTGGGCGACTCCGCGCTGGAAGTGACGGTAGCGTTCGTGCCGATCGAAGGCGCGCTGTCGGCGGCGCTCGGGACGGACGCCTCGCTGCAGACCGACGCCTTCGCCAAGGGCATCGTGTTCGCGTCGCCCAACACCCTGATGGCCGTGTTGCGCGTGATCGAGCGGCTGTGGACGCGCGACAAGGTGCAGCGCGAAGCCATCGAGATCAGCAAGTCGGGCGGGCTCCTGCTCGACGCGCTGCAGAACTTCCTCGCCGAGTTCGACCTGGTCGGAAGGAAGCTCACCGACGCGCATACCGCCTTCACCGATGCGCGCAGCAAGTTGTCCGAATCCCGCAACGCGGTGATTCCGCGCGCGCGACGGCTCGTGGAGCTGGGCGTCAAAGGCAAGAAGGCGCTGGCCGCCGAACTGGAACCGGAGGAGGCGATCCTCCCGCTCACGCTGGAGCGCACCGGTTCGGAGGAATAA
- a CDS encoding MlaA family lipoprotein, translating into MRPHAPLIALVLAAAPLIGQAQILTRPLSGAQAAEFDRCMKAAGDDKAAARKCVQATIDGETGRPVESQPPAVPATPPPTETQPTPTPPPSEPVPPPLPPSEPATTPSTEPVTPDAPPPTEIPPTDVPPTSTEPGTTAQGEPTQAERDFDAIYGPEFADPTLPAPAPTPQVYDPWERYNRGMHRFNNAVDRTVARPLARGYVKVVPRPFRLGVSNFFNNLGQPVSAINALLQGKPKQAGQSLGRFLLNSTLGIAGIFDPASDAKLPNKSEDFGQTLGVWGWKRSRFVELPLFGPRTLRDSFGMVGDAPLSPLRQVEADRVRIPLQGLQLVDVRAQLLATDSFREGAEDDYALVRDAWMQRRDYQIFGDRMNADDADNLPDYLQDDTNPQVPVDAMPVMPTDGG; encoded by the coding sequence ATGCGCCCCCACGCACCCCTCATCGCACTCGTGCTCGCCGCCGCGCCGCTGATCGGCCAGGCGCAGATCCTCACGCGGCCGCTTTCGGGCGCGCAGGCAGCGGAATTCGACCGCTGCATGAAGGCCGCCGGCGACGACAAGGCCGCGGCACGCAAGTGCGTGCAGGCGACCATCGACGGCGAGACCGGCCGGCCGGTCGAATCCCAGCCGCCTGCCGTCCCGGCGACCCCGCCGCCGACCGAAACGCAGCCGACGCCCACGCCCCCGCCGAGCGAGCCGGTTCCGCCGCCGCTGCCGCCCAGCGAGCCGGCGACGACGCCGTCGACGGAGCCGGTGACGCCCGACGCCCCGCCGCCGACGGAGATTCCGCCGACCGACGTCCCGCCCACGTCCACCGAACCGGGTACGACAGCACAGGGCGAGCCGACCCAGGCCGAGCGCGATTTCGACGCCATCTATGGGCCGGAATTCGCCGATCCCACGCTGCCCGCCCCCGCGCCGACGCCCCAGGTCTACGACCCCTGGGAGCGCTACAACCGTGGCATGCACCGCTTCAACAACGCCGTCGACCGCACGGTCGCGCGGCCGCTCGCGCGCGGGTACGTGAAGGTCGTGCCGCGCCCTTTCCGCCTGGGCGTCAGCAACTTCTTCAACAATCTCGGCCAGCCTGTGTCGGCGATCAACGCGCTGCTCCAGGGCAAGCCGAAGCAGGCGGGGCAGTCGCTGGGCCGCTTCCTGCTCAATTCGACCCTGGGCATCGCGGGCATCTTCGATCCGGCTTCCGACGCCAAGCTGCCGAACAAGAGCGAGGATTTCGGCCAGACGCTGGGCGTGTGGGGCTGGAAGCGTTCGCGCTTCGTCGAGTTGCCGCTGTTCGGGCCGCGCACGCTGCGCGACAGCTTTGGCATGGTCGGCGACGCGCCGCTGAGTCCGCTTCGCCAGGTGGAAGCCGATCGCGTGCGCATTCCGCTGCAGGGCCTGCAACTGGTGGACGTGCGTGCGCAGCTGCTGGCGACGGACAGCTTCCGCGAAGGCGCCGAGGACGATTACGCCCTCGTGCGCGATGCGTGGATGCAGCGCCGCGACTACCAGATCTTCGGCGACCGCATGAACGCCGACGACGCCGACAACCTGCCCGATTACCTGCAGGACGACACGAACCCGCAGGTGCCGGTCGATGCGATGCCGGTGATGCCGACCGACGGCGGCTGA
- a CDS encoding STAS domain-containing protein, translating into MAAATVRQDGDTLAFGGVLERAAVASLWSQLRAAKARRLDLSAVESVDSAGLALLAELSGRLGISEVIGSPPGLADLRRAYRLDAALAFAG; encoded by the coding sequence ATGGCCGCCGCGACGGTCCGCCAGGACGGTGACACCCTCGCCTTCGGCGGCGTGCTTGAGCGCGCCGCCGTCGCCTCGTTGTGGTCGCAGCTGCGCGCGGCAAAGGCGCGCCGCCTCGACCTGAGCGCCGTGGAATCGGTCGACAGCGCGGGCCTCGCGCTGCTGGCCGAGCTCAGCGGGCGCCTGGGGATCTCCGAAGTGATCGGCTCGCCGCCCGGCCTGGCGGACCTGCGACGCGCCTATCGGCTGGACGCGGCGCTGGCCTTCGCCGGCTGA
- a CDS encoding MlaC/ttg2D family ABC transporter substrate-binding protein, producing MSNRSLSLLIAAALAVAAPAAVLAQTAPAPAATPAADSPSQLVLSNSTRILATLESRRAEFQKNRGALRDFIGSEFNNMFDRDYSARLVLGVHGRGASDADVKVFADALADSLMQRYGSSLLDLNTKLKVRVKSETPLRGGAIVKVSSEYLRQGNEPVPVDYLMRKVGSQWKVFDVMVEGVSFVQTFRNQFDAPLKQKSIPQVAADIKAGKLQAQAATN from the coding sequence ATTTCCAACCGTTCCCTTTCGCTCCTCATCGCCGCCGCGCTGGCCGTGGCCGCCCCGGCCGCCGTGCTCGCGCAGACCGCGCCGGCGCCGGCCGCCACGCCGGCCGCCGACTCGCCCAGCCAGCTGGTGCTGAGCAATTCCACCCGCATCCTGGCGACGCTGGAATCGCGCCGCGCCGAGTTCCAGAAGAACCGCGGCGCGCTGCGCGACTTCATCGGCAGCGAGTTCAACAACATGTTCGACCGCGACTACTCCGCCCGCCTCGTGCTGGGCGTGCACGGTCGCGGCGCGTCCGACGCGGACGTGAAGGTCTTCGCCGACGCGCTGGCCGACAGCCTGATGCAGCGCTACGGTTCCTCGCTGCTGGACCTCAACACCAAGCTGAAGGTCCGCGTGAAGTCCGAAACCCCGCTGCGCGGCGGCGCCATCGTGAAGGTGTCGAGCGAGTACCTGCGCCAGGGCAACGAGCCGGTGCCGGTCGATTACCTGATGCGCAAGGTCGGTTCGCAGTGGAAGGTGTTCGACGTGATGGTGGAAGGCGTCAGCTTCGTGCAGACCTTCCGCAACCAGTTCGACGCGCCGCTGAAGCAGAAGTCGATCCCGCAGGTCGCCGCAGATATCAAGGCTGGCAAGCTGCAGGCGCAGGCCGCCACGAACTGA
- the mlaD gene encoding outer membrane lipid asymmetry maintenance protein MlaD — MRAPRIEFAVGAFLLLALASLLVLALASTNGRWGLGGDTYPLTARFSTIGALRPNAPIKIGGVSIGHVDKIDVDPVKFDTVVTLAINKRYDKLPADTAASILTSGLLGESYVNLAPGGDPENLKPGDELYLTQSAVDLIQLVGKYMFSGGGAKPADNAGQTDGQDAALPDYLQGESAPTDETKKP, encoded by the coding sequence ATGCGTGCCCCCCGAATCGAATTCGCCGTCGGCGCCTTCCTCCTGCTGGCGCTCGCCTCGCTGCTGGTCCTGGCGCTCGCCTCGACCAACGGTCGCTGGGGCCTAGGCGGCGACACCTACCCGCTGACCGCCCGTTTCTCGACGATCGGGGCGCTGCGACCCAACGCGCCGATCAAGATCGGTGGCGTCTCCATCGGACATGTCGACAAGATCGACGTGGATCCCGTCAAGTTCGACACCGTTGTGACCCTGGCGATCAACAAGCGCTACGACAAGCTGCCGGCCGACACGGCAGCGAGCATCCTCACCAGCGGCCTGCTGGGCGAGAGCTACGTGAACCTCGCGCCGGGTGGCGACCCCGAAAACCTGAAGCCCGGCGACGAGCTTTACCTGACCCAATCGGCGGTCGATCTGATCCAGCTGGTGGGCAAGTACATGTTCAGCGGCGGTGGCGCAAAGCCCGCCGACAATGCCGGACAAACCGACGGCCAAGACGCCGCACTTCCCGATTATCTGCAAGGCGAATCCGCCCCCACGGACGAGACCAAGAAGCCATGA
- a CDS encoding MlaE family lipid ABC transporter permease subunit, with protein sequence MPFVAATRSLGRAGLFSLSVLRASRPTADFWRELVREIYKIGARSLPIIAVGGAFVGLSVTLLGYRALETYGATAQVSAMLGLGLYRELGPVLTALLFIGRAGSSIAAELGLMRATDQITALGLMAIDPVGKAVAPRFWAAVLCVPLLTGFFCSLAISASYFESVHVIGLDAGTFWQVLKDSVDFVDDFLMAFVKSAVFGGTAALVAAYVGFHAEPTIEGTSVATTRAVVNASLLVLMFNFVMSAFLFR encoded by the coding sequence ATGCCGTTCGTTGCCGCCACGCGCTCGCTCGGTCGGGCCGGGTTGTTCTCGTTGTCCGTCCTGCGGGCCTCCAGGCCGACCGCCGACTTCTGGCGCGAGCTGGTTCGTGAGATTTACAAGATCGGCGCACGGTCGCTGCCGATCATCGCCGTTGGTGGCGCGTTCGTCGGCCTTTCGGTGACGCTGCTCGGCTACCGCGCGCTGGAAACCTACGGCGCGACGGCCCAGGTCAGCGCGATGCTGGGCCTCGGCCTGTACCGGGAACTCGGCCCGGTGCTGACCGCCCTGCTCTTCATCGGCCGCGCGGGCAGCTCCATCGCCGCCGAACTCGGCCTGATGCGCGCCACCGACCAGATCACCGCGCTTGGACTCATGGCGATCGATCCGGTCGGCAAGGCCGTCGCGCCGCGCTTCTGGGCGGCGGTGCTCTGCGTGCCGCTGCTGACGGGCTTCTTCTGCAGCCTGGCGATCAGCGCGAGCTACTTCGAGTCGGTCCACGTCATCGGCCTGGACGCGGGCACCTTCTGGCAGGTGTTGAAGGACAGTGTCGATTTCGTCGACGACTTCCTGATGGCCTTCGTGAAGTCGGCGGTGTTCGGCGGCACGGCGGCACTGGTGGCGGCTTACGTGGGCTTCCACGCCGAGCCGACGATCGAGGGCACCTCGGTGGCGACCACCCGCGCCGTGGTCAACGCCTCGTTGCTGGTGCTGATGTTCAATTTCGTGATGTCGGCTTTCCTGTTCCGGTGA
- a CDS encoding ABC transporter ATP-binding protein: MTNEAPIVRLNHLRLDRGGRAVLRDISLDVPRGSIVAVLGPSGSGKSTLLAALTGELAPAAGSVEVFGQPVPQGRRALLELRKGIGVLLQGNGLLTDLTAAENVALPLRAHTNLPDAVIRQLVLMKLHAVGLRAVAVSYPRELSGGMARRVALARALALDPPLMIYDEPLTGLDPIASGVVMELVKRLNDTLGLTSIVVTHHVHETLPVADHAIVIANGGIVFSGTPAQLEASEDPFVRQFLNGEPDGPIAFDAAPRTSEAA, from the coding sequence ATGACGAACGAAGCGCCCATCGTCCGCTTGAACCACCTCCGCCTCGATCGCGGCGGACGCGCCGTGCTGCGCGACATCAGCCTGGACGTCCCGCGCGGCAGCATCGTCGCGGTGCTCGGGCCGTCGGGCAGCGGCAAGTCGACGCTGCTCGCGGCGCTGACCGGCGAGCTCGCACCGGCCGCAGGCTCGGTGGAGGTGTTCGGCCAGCCGGTGCCGCAGGGACGTCGCGCGCTGCTCGAACTTCGCAAGGGCATCGGCGTGCTTCTGCAGGGCAACGGCCTGCTGACCGACCTGACCGCGGCCGAGAACGTCGCCCTGCCCTTGCGCGCGCACACCAACCTGCCCGACGCGGTGATTCGCCAGCTGGTGCTGATGAAGCTGCACGCGGTGGGCCTGCGCGCGGTGGCCGTTTCGTACCCGCGCGAACTGTCCGGCGGCATGGCGCGCCGCGTCGCGCTGGCCCGCGCGCTGGCGCTGGATCCGCCGCTGATGATCTACGACGAGCCGCTGACCGGCCTGGACCCGATCGCCTCGGGCGTCGTGATGGAGCTGGTGAAGCGCCTCAACGACACGCTGGGGCTGACCAGCATCGTCGTCACCCACCACGTGCACGAAACGCTGCCGGTGGCCGACCACGCCATCGTCATCGCGAACGGCGGGATCGTCTTCTCCGGCACGCCGGCCCAGCTGGAAGCCAGCGAGGACCCGTTCGTGCGCCAGTTCCTCAACGGGGAACCGGACGGCCCGATCGCCTTCGACGCCGCGCCGCGCACCTCGGAGGCCGCCTGA